The Halomonas sp. KG2 genome contains a region encoding:
- a CDS encoding anti-sigma factor, with protein sequence MSNQWDLTNPDERHLAAGEYVLGVLDKKQKTHFEALLAVSHDLQNDVNSWREHLQLFNEQLDPRTPPKEVWQRIIQATGAFPPPWWQRLGVWQTVAAGFGAVAIVFSTLWQQAELSTLPQGEAVFVVQDESRTPGWIISATTRGELIVQAVQPTQVRSNQTGELWLIAEGTPISLGLLPEQGNLRLHPSAELRAQLFNADLAVSIEPRGGAPDGQPTGPIIDHGRLIPMRGNTLNL encoded by the coding sequence ATGTCTAACCAATGGGATTTAACCAACCCCGATGAACGCCACCTAGCGGCTGGTGAGTATGTACTCGGCGTATTGGATAAAAAACAGAAAACACACTTTGAAGCGCTGCTGGCCGTCAGTCATGATCTACAAAATGATGTGAATAGCTGGCGAGAGCACTTGCAGTTATTCAACGAGCAACTTGATCCTAGAACGCCTCCCAAAGAGGTTTGGCAGCGTATTATCCAAGCAACCGGGGCATTCCCCCCTCCCTGGTGGCAACGCTTAGGCGTATGGCAAACAGTCGCTGCCGGATTTGGGGCAGTCGCAATAGTATTTAGTACTCTTTGGCAGCAAGCTGAACTTTCTACATTGCCTCAGGGCGAGGCAGTATTTGTGGTTCAGGATGAATCGCGCACACCGGGCTGGATCATTAGTGCGACTACTAGGGGCGAACTGATCGTGCAGGCCGTTCAACCTACTCAAGTCCGCAGCAATCAGACTGGTGAGCTGTGGTTAATCGCCGAAGGCACCCCAATATCGTTAGGTTTACTACCTGAGCAAGGTAACCTACGGCTACACCCTAGTGCGGAGCTACGTGCGCAATTATTCAATGCCGACCTTGCCGTCAGTATAGAACCACGAGGTGGCGCGCCTGACGGTCAACCCACAGGCCCCATCATCGACCACGGACGTTTGATACCTATGCGCGGCAACACACTCAACTTATGA
- a CDS encoding CDP-alcohol phosphatidyltransferase family protein, whose amino-acid sequence MHIFTASGVLLGTMALLSLIDNNPVACLLWLGAAMMVDGFDGTLARKYEVKTILPHFDGSTLDMVIDYLTWAFIPALFIYFFIELPPNFELLSVFIILLSSMFCFCNTNMKSQDNYFVGFPAAWNIAAAYFYILDLPPFITFASIVFLAILTVTKMKFLHPFRVRQFMPLNIAVTLLWCACTTSLVLSSPDHAAWALWGWGIASIYFIGMCIWRTAQEAF is encoded by the coding sequence GTGCATATATTCACGGCCAGCGGCGTACTGCTCGGCACAATGGCGCTGCTCTCGCTGATCGATAACAATCCAGTCGCCTGCTTACTTTGGCTTGGTGCTGCGATGATGGTCGATGGTTTCGATGGCACTCTGGCGCGTAAGTATGAAGTAAAAACCATCCTGCCCCACTTCGATGGTTCGACGCTTGATATGGTCATCGATTATCTAACCTGGGCATTTATTCCCGCTCTGTTTATCTACTTCTTTATTGAGTTGCCGCCCAATTTCGAATTGCTGTCAGTGTTTATCATTCTGCTGTCGTCGATGTTCTGTTTCTGCAACACTAATATGAAAAGCCAGGATAATTATTTCGTTGGTTTTCCTGCTGCCTGGAACATTGCTGCGGCCTATTTTTATATTCTCGATTTACCGCCCTTCATCACCTTTGCATCGATCGTTTTTCTCGCCATTCTTACCGTGACCAAGATGAAGTTCCTACATCCGTTTCGTGTTCGTCAGTTCATGCCTCTCAATATCGCCGTTACGCTATTATGGTGCGCCTGTACAACGTCGCTGGTGCTCTCCAGCCCCGATCATGCCGCCTGGGCACTGTGGGGATGGGGCATTGCATCCATCTACTTCATCGGTATGTGCATATGGCGTACCGCTCAAGAAGCGTTTTGA
- a CDS encoding DNA-3-methyladenine glycosylase I, producing MPDFIAPDNLPRCQWCGGAPEFLPYHDNEWGFPVVDDQRLFEKLCLESFQSGLSWRTILNKRENFRAAFHHFDFHHVARFGEEDVQRLLQDAGIIRHRGKIEAVINNAQRALEMVKQEGSLAAYFWRFEPTLDSLTAPQTQTTSPESIALAKDLKKRGWKFVGPTTAFAFMQAMGLLNDHSLMCITREHVEQARQQFQRPK from the coding sequence ATGCCTGACTTTATTGCCCCTGATAATCTTCCACGCTGCCAGTGGTGTGGCGGTGCCCCCGAATTTCTGCCCTACCATGACAACGAGTGGGGATTTCCGGTGGTCGATGACCAGCGGCTATTCGAAAAGCTCTGCCTGGAAAGTTTTCAGTCGGGCTTAAGTTGGCGCACCATTCTCAACAAACGCGAGAACTTTCGCGCTGCCTTCCATCATTTCGACTTCCATCACGTTGCCCGCTTTGGCGAAGAGGATGTTCAGCGCTTGTTGCAGGACGCAGGCATTATTCGCCATCGTGGCAAAATCGAGGCGGTGATTAATAATGCCCAACGGGCGCTGGAAATGGTCAAGCAGGAAGGCTCACTGGCCGCATATTTTTGGCGTTTCGAGCCAACCCTCGATTCACTGACCGCACCACAAACTCAGACCACCTCGCCTGAATCCATCGCACTTGCTAAAGATTTGAAAAAGCGCGGCTGGAAATTCGTTGGTCCAACCACTGCGTTTGCGTTTATGCAGGCCATGGGGCTACTCAATGATCACTCGCTGATGTGTATCACTCGAGAGCACGTCGAACAGGCAAGGCAGCAATTTCAACGACCAAAGTAG
- a CDS encoding fasciclin domain-containing protein produces MKLKLLTASLCAAALYASAAVADHGPTMVGGASMLPERNIIENAVNSGDHETLVAAVQAAELVDVLQGDGPFTVFAPTDEAFADLPDGTVDTLLQPENLEQLQTVLTYHVVPGNLTRDALWEEVMENDGTVAFKTVQGGHLSVIRNGNNLMVMDAQGNSANITVIDVAQANGVIHVVDRVLMP; encoded by the coding sequence ATGAAACTCAAACTTCTTACTGCTAGCCTTTGTGCCGCTGCTCTTTATGCTAGTGCTGCCGTTGCTGATCATGGCCCTACCATGGTGGGCGGAGCCAGCATGCTTCCCGAGCGTAATATTATCGAAAATGCCGTTAACTCAGGTGACCACGAAACGCTGGTGGCTGCAGTGCAGGCAGCTGAACTAGTGGATGTGTTGCAAGGTGATGGCCCTTTTACCGTCTTTGCACCCACGGATGAGGCCTTTGCGGACTTGCCCGACGGCACCGTTGATACGTTGCTACAGCCTGAGAACCTTGAGCAGTTGCAGACCGTTCTGACTTATCACGTGGTGCCAGGCAACCTGACGCGGGACGCGTTGTGGGAAGAGGTTATGGAGAACGACGGCACCGTGGCTTTTAAAACCGTACAAGGCGGGCATCTTTCCGTTATTCGTAACGGTAATAACCTGATGGTGATGGATGCGCAGGGCAATAGTGCCAATATAACGGTGATTGATGTTGCCCAAGCTAACGGCGTTATCCACGTGGTTGATCGTGTATTAATGCCTTAA
- a CDS encoding sigma-70 family RNA polymerase sigma factor codes for MQDATQRQQYLIDQLSGCAQGDRQAFARLYRATSAHLYAQLLRIVREENAAQDCLQHVFINIWRVANQYDATRAKPMTWLSTLARNTGIDWLRRQKPQDATTDEPTLATLLGTEDPEDDSISGQKKDRLNDCLDTLSLQQRQLMEMAYFQGLTHSELAHSLSQPLGSVKSWIRRGLERLKTCLTNGI; via the coding sequence ATGCAAGATGCCACGCAACGCCAACAGTACCTTATTGATCAGCTCAGTGGCTGCGCCCAAGGCGACCGCCAAGCATTTGCGCGCCTTTATCGTGCCACTAGTGCGCATCTATATGCCCAACTGCTGCGTATAGTAAGAGAGGAAAACGCTGCCCAGGATTGCCTGCAGCATGTCTTTATCAACATATGGCGCGTTGCTAATCAGTACGATGCCACTCGTGCTAAACCTATGACTTGGCTATCAACACTTGCTCGCAATACTGGCATCGACTGGCTACGCCGCCAGAAGCCTCAGGATGCAACCACCGATGAACCTACATTAGCAACGCTGTTAGGTACCGAAGACCCTGAAGATGACAGCATAAGCGGCCAGAAAAAAGACAGACTTAATGATTGTCTGGACACACTAAGCCTTCAACAGCGTCAGTTAATGGAGATGGCTTATTTTCAGGGGTTAACGCATAGCGAGCTTGCTCACTCTTTGTCCCAACCGCTGGGCAGCGTTAAAAGCTGGATTCGTCGTGGGCTTGAGAGGTTAAAAACATGTCTAACCAATGGGATTTAA